The following coding sequences lie in one Mus musculus strain C57BL/6J chromosome 11, GRCm38.p6 C57BL/6J genomic window:
- the 1700071K01Rik gene encoding prohibitin-like → MAAKVFESIGKFGLALAVAGGVVSSALYNVDAGHRAVIFDRFHGVQDIVVGEGTHFLIPWVQKPVIFDCRSQPRNIPVITGSKDLQNVNITLRILFRPVASQLPHIYTNIGQDYDERVLPSITSEILKSVVARFDAGELITQRELVSRQVSDDLTERAATFGLILDDVSLTHLTFGKEFTEAVEAKQVAQQEAETARFVVEKAEQQKVAAIISAEGDAKAAELIANSLATAGDGLIELRKLEAAEDIAYQLSRSQNVTYLPVGQTVPLKLP, encoded by the coding sequence ATGGCTGCCAAAGTGTTTGAGTCCATCGGAAAGTTCGGCTTGGCTCTAGCAGTTGCAGGAGGCGTGGTGAGCTCTGCTTTATATAACGTGGATGCTGGGCACAGAGCTGTCATCTTTGACCGATTCCATGGAGTACAGGACATTGTGGTAGGGGAAGGGACTCACTTTCTCATCCCTTGGGTACAGAAACCAGTTATATTTGACTGTCGCTCTCAACCACGGAATATACCAGTCATCACTGGTAGCAAAGATTTGCAGAACGTCAACATCACACTGCGTATCCTCTTCCGGCCCGTAGCCAGCCAGCTTCCTCATATCTACACCAACATTGGCCAGGACTATGATGAGCGGGTGCTGCCATCTATCACCTCAGAGATCCTCAAGTCGGTGGTGGCTCGCTTCGATGCTGGAGAATTGATTACCCAGCGAGAACTGGTCTCCAGGCAGGTGAGCGATGACCTCACAGAGCGAGCAGCCACATTTGGGCTCATCCTAGATGACGTGTCCCTGACACATCTGACCTTTGGGAAGGAGTTCACAGAGGCGGTGGAAGCCAAACAGGTGGCTCAGCAGGAAGCGGAGACAGCCAGATTTGTGGTGGAAAAGGCTGAGCAGCAGAAGGTGGCAGCCATCATTTCTGCTGAGGGGGACGCTAAGGCGGCAGAGCTGATCGCCAACTCGCTGGCCACAGCAGGCGATGGCCTGATCGAGCTGCGCAAGCTGGAGGCTGCTGAGGACATTGCGTACCAACTCTCCCGCTCTCAGAATGTCACCTACCTGCCAGTGGGGCAGACTGTGCCCCTCAAGCTTCCCTAG